A genomic stretch from Gopherus flavomarginatus isolate rGopFla2 chromosome 3, rGopFla2.mat.asm, whole genome shotgun sequence includes:
- the LOC127046616 gene encoding uncharacterized protein LOC127046616: MLERGHDRDTMQCRIKVKELRNAYCKAREGNRHSGAAPMTCRFYKELDAILGGDPTTNPRTTMDTSERGGEVEAEEKRGEEETESESTGVGGDTLESQEVCSQELFSSQEEGSQSQQPVLGEGQAEERVPATLSSQLPVLTAAQRLQNLWKKPRKSKDDLLQTVMDHSARENKKLQDWRERESRIHQRNAAARKKSTKQLISILARQVDSIHAGRALPRHPPIPKLFPLCPNVSSKPPSPASRFLPPPAASNTCTFTNQP; this comes from the exons atgctggaaaggggccatgaccgggacacaatgcagtgcaggattaaagtgaaggagctgcggaatgcctattgcaaagcccgtgagggaaaccgccactctggtgctgcccccatgacctgccgtttttacaaagagctggacgcgatacttgggggtgaccccaccaccaatccgaggaccacgatggacacttcagagcgggggggagAGGTGGAGGCGGAGGAGaagcggggggaggaggaaactgagagtgagagtactggggtggggggagacaccctggagtcccaggaggtatgcagccaggagctcttctcaagccaggaggaaggcagccagtcgcagcagccggtacttggtgaaggacaagcagaggagcgggttcctg caaccttgagttctcagctgcccgtgttaacagcagctcaaagactgCAAAACCTGTGGAAGAAGCctcgaaaaagcaaagacgacctgctgcaaacagttatggatcactctgccagagagaataaaaaactgcaggactggagggaaagggaaagcaggatccaccagagaaacgcagcggccaggaagaaaagcacaaagcagctgataagcatcctggcgcgccaagtggactctatccatgcaggcagagcactaccgcgccacccccccatcccaaagctctttcccttgtgccccaatgtcagctccaaacccccttccccagcatccaggttcttacctccaccagctgcctccaacacctgtacgttcaccaaccagccctga